DNA sequence from the Pungitius pungitius chromosome 3, fPunPun2.1, whole genome shotgun sequence genome:
CCACGGAAAACAAGTCTGCAATTGTGGCTCATGTGAATAAGCACGCATAAATAAGAAGACTCATCAGCGATCGTGGGCCACGTGAACCAAGCTTCACTCCATCGTTTGTCTATGTTCAGTCCCCTTACACtcattttcctcttgttttctgtTCCACTGCATTGCCTCTTAGGGTTTCGGggcaaaattaaaaaaggtcGGAGAAAGAGTCTCATGATCTGATAATATATTGTGAAATGAAATTTGCAGTCATGGGTAGGAATTAACATGTAACATTCCATTAAAATGTCAGGGACATAGtcgatactgtgtgtgtgtttgtgtttgtgagaaagaaagatcaagacatgaagagaaaaaaaagtaccatATATGGCAACAATGTTGCCTAGCAACCGGCTCTGCCTTCAGCCCATTTTTCCATGACACGCACTGAACTACGAATGCGACGCGGCATCgccgtgtacgtgtgtgtgtgtctctctctctctctctctctgagtatGCATGTTTGAGCAAGTATCTGCTCACTTAACCGAGTGAACAGAATGTACCTTGCGCGTCTGGGTGATGAAAGCGGGGCTGCAGCTTTTTAAAGCCAATgacgacaaaaacacacaccgcCCTCATATTAATTACTGtgtgacagaaaaataaatagacgGTAAGAGAGGTTGactgtgaacacaacacacagaccGGCGCGTTTGTGTTCGTTACAACAGCTGAAGCGCAACTCCTCGGATTGCTCATTTCCTGGCTGTCAGTGTAATGGCTGGGAAATGACTACGTCCACTGACCACTGCTAAAAATGATCATCACTGAAACTGGAAGCCAGTTCGTTGTGCTTATCATGTGGAGAAATGTGACCGAGAAACGTGTAGACGTATAGACTGATGCACCTGCTTATTGGTGCTTTCCCTAAAATTTTTGAGGCTTTCGATGAGTATTTTTCTGTAATGTGGAGAGAATGACGATGTGGGTAACCGGGCAAACAACAGAACAGCAAGAACCGTCCTTCAGGAAAATACTAAATGTATCCAAAATAAGAcactatattatataatatcaaCCCCAACTCAAACACCCCGGATTCAACATCTTTCCTGTTTACATTTACTTCTTTACTCTATTTTATTACATTGTAAACTAAAGctcttgtgtttttcaggtTGGACAAAACAACAATTTGAAACTGTCCCAGAGGACTCTATAAACGTTAAtgggtttttactttttaatagcTGGCAGAGTAATCAATAACAGTAATAATCTTGAATTGCAGCTCTCAAGGTTTGAAATGTCAAACAACTCTAtgtatcatctctctctctatataccttatatatatatagtatatatatatataatggataCGACAATAATGAGGTCAGAATGGTTTTCAATCAGATAAGGCTATTAACTGGGTAATCTAATAATCTAACTTTCCGCTGTGACTCATCTCCGCTTTGTATTGTCAGACTTTCCGTGTCTAGACCCTTTGTATTTCCTTGAGACTCGACCTTTACGGTTTTAGGACCCTCGTTTTAAAAGAGATGAATAAAAGTCGGGCGGGGTGGTCTCAGGTCGATTAGCATGTCTGTGTTGGTAGATCTGCTCTTCTCTGCATGAGCGAGCAGATGTTGGACCGTCTCATTGTTACTCGGATGTATGCGCGAGGACGCGGCAAACACCTCTTCAGTGCTCCATATGCTAAACAGATCCCGCAGACGCCATTGTGCTTTGTATGACAATTAAGACGGaacagaggggggaaaaaacgcCAAAGATGAACCTCTTTTCTTAAGTTTCTTCACTTCAGCATCAGACTCACTCAGTAAAGATGTACTAATGTAACATGAAGTTTAAATATTAGGATGGATGAAAGTTAAACTTGATTGTAAGCGCTTTCTGTGGGTCATGTCATcactttatttttagatttatgCTTTCCGCTTTCTGCtgttattatctttttttaattactagCTATACAACCTTTGTGTTCACTGGAGCACACCCACTCTGACACACTTGTCTTCTACAACCATATATCAGTTAATAGTCATCGATAAAAGGCATTTTTCCTCCATTTATCCATCTCTAGAAAACAGCCTTGAAAGGTTGATAGCTGACGCTTGATGACTTGAAGGACTTGGAGGGTGAAACACTGCATCCTACTTTAAAGCTTTAAACAGCGTTTCATGCCTGGGGGAGAGGAACCCCCTCAGCATCTGGAGCCTTAAATGTCGGCGTCCAGGGAGCTGTGCTGGCATGCTTGTTCAAGTAACTGTAAAGTGCAAATCCCCTGTGAGCACGAGCCACAGGAGTACAGGGACGCAGAGGTGGGGGTTGGAGATAAGAGGCAGTTTCCTTGTCTAGGTTTTAAATGTGTTAGTCTCATTTCATTATCAGTGTGTGCGCTGTGCTGCAGTAATTTGCACAGCAGCACTTCAATGATCGTGAGAGTTAACCTTAAAATCGACGCCTGATGATTTGATCCAAATCAGTGGGATGCAACAACATCTGGAAGCCCATCAGAGTGCATGGTGGGGCTGTGCACACAATGaacagtgtgtgttcatgctccAAGGCGTGTTGACCTGCAAGTGTTCAGGTGTGTGTACTTGCAGTCCTCTCTACTCTATTGTTCTTGTGGCTGTGCGGTAATTGTACACCTGTTCAGTTGATGCATGACTGCCATGGGACATTGTGCAATGCTTTCATTCCTGGTAACCACGGCACTAAAACCTCTTAAAGAGTGTGCAGCTCGCATTTCATAATGTGATAGCTGGATGATTACCGACGGTTTCCAACAAAAGTCAAAGGCACTCACCCCTGTCCCGTCGTCGGGGCTGCACATGGACCGGGCCGGAGACAGGCTGGACTCGATGTCGCTCCCGGTGAAGTCGTCCTCGGACTCCTCGAAGGACGAGGCGGAGGACAGGCcgatggaggaggagttggaCAGCTTCCTCAGGGAGCGCATCAGCGCGGGGGATCCTCCGCAGCCGCTGTCCGAGCAGGGGGATTCGTCGTCGGGGTGAAGGTCCAGACACGAGCCGCCGCCACCGAGCTCCGACCGCACGGTGGTCAGCTCCGGGGGAGGGCTTGGGTCTCGGGTTATGATGAGCTTCGGTATGGGTCTTGGGAAACTTTGGCCTTCTGGGGGACCATGCGGGGGCCAATCGGAGTCCTCTAGGGGCTCGATCTGCGTCGGACAAAGCTTGCTCTGGTCCCCGGTTCCGCCGGGTCCACGTGAAGCGTCACGTTTCGTCATTTCACCCGCGGCGCCCGTTATCAGTTCGCGATCCAAAGCGCCCGAGCTCGGAGCCCGCGGACCCTCAGACAACGCATGGCGACCCCGCTCGGAGCCCCCCCGCGGCGGCAGGTCTTTCATGGCCCTCGTCGTGGGAGCCGGGGCATTGTCTTCTCGCCGGGATGTCCGCTCCTCGCCGCTCGTGGCGCGGACTTCATCGGACGATCCCGCCGCTGCGTCCTGCGGGTTCACGGCGTGCTGAACAGCGTCAACATGATCACCTCGGGCGGGCGGGGACTCGGGAGGACCTCGGGGTGCTCGAAGCTCCTCCACCGCAGAAACCCTGTCGTCCCTCGGCAACTTTCCTGCTCTGCGATCGCTGTGCGTTGCTCGGTCTCTGGGGTCGTTTCCGCGACCTGAATCCGCTTCTGTCGGGCTGGAGTCTCGCTTTCTCCTTCCTAGACACGATAGcactttatttttcatctgattCCCGTTAATCTGGCCGGTCCGACGCTTCTCTCCGCTCCTAAACCTGCAGATCCGGAGTCGCTGGGTTGTTTCGTCCGCTTTCCATTTCGCTCCGTCTGGAATGTCTGCGGTGCGCAAAGCAGCGGAGCGAGTTTGTCCCATCCTGCCTGCCGTAGTAGTAACTGTGCTCCAGACACACCCTCAGTGGTTGAATTTTTTAAAAAGCGCCCTACCCTACGCACAGTAACCCATTACTAATACGAACATGTATCGAGCCTGGGGGGAAATCTAAATTGTTCCAACCCCCTTTTGTGCAGCGTTGTGCAGATCTGTGGGAACAAACAGATGATGAATGATgtggcacacacatgcatgagtAATAAAATGAAACACCCCCTTGCATTTCAAAACATTAACAGGATCACTAATACTATAATTAACAGATAAAAGTGCCTTTGATAGACCCAGTAAACACTAACTGTCATTAAGGCGTGTTAAGGCTAATACATCTCTGGTTGAtcagttttgaaaatgtcagatATCTGTTCCAGGACTGGGGAGGGCGAGTCAGATTAACTGCACAAACACTGAGAGTATATAATATGACACGAGGAGTGATTTAAATACGACAATATAACAATTGGTTGTAAATTATGTCAGGTTTCAGGGAGTATCGGGCTGCGTTTCACGTGTAGGAGTGATACCGCCCTCCTGTGTCTAGATACGGCACTTTCATGTGGACTCCAaagggtattttttttaaataacttaagAAAAGAAATGGTGAAGGATGAAATCCTCTATGCATCAGTCATGTATTCCACGCGACTGACTTTTCCCACACTTTCCTCGGCAATATTTTCCACAAGATTGCTGTGTTTTGGCTTATTAAAAGACACTACAGTCACCTTGTAAGGAATGAATGCTCACAGAAAGGAAACATGACAGGAAGAACAACGGAAAGAACACCTCATATtgcaccacacacacttttgagTACATTCTTGTGTAATCAGAATCTGACATAAAGATACACAATGACTCAGATGGGGAGGGACGACTGAGAGTATGCTGACTCTCAGTTGAACCTTTTAAACAGACACAATCAAACAGTGATGCATACTTCATAAGAGGATAGTCACTCCTTGACAAACATTAATCTGTTAAAAAAAGTGTCATGACAGTCAAATCCAAGAATCACTCATGCACAGTCAATATTCTATATGTGTGTAATCTCCAGCCACTATGCACGGTGGAAAAGCACGTTTCTCAAACATAATGCCTGTTGGTCCGATCTATTAACATAcgtgtattcatttatttaagttCCCAAGGGCTGCTCACGAAGAGATCGTtctcttttgcttcctcaatgctTACATTTAGTGATTTAACAAAATGTGAGACACAAAAATGTAGCTTCATGACGTCTGAAAGCTGACTTTAAACTGGCAGAAAGTACAAATCTAGCTGTATTCTGGTAGCACATCGAAACATACGAGTAGAAACGTACCGGACTGGTCCCGAATTTCTCCTCcggtgtgtgtgagaagcagcTGTTAGAGGCTGACAGAGATGAGGAGGTTTTTAACCTCAGAGCAGGatcgtgtgcatgtgtgtgtgtgtgtgtgtgtgtgtgtgtgtgttcgtgcgtTTGGCGTGAAAGCGGAAACGCTCGTCAAAACGGGGCCAGCGAAAGTTAAACTTTACAAACAGACACATGGTACTGCGAGCGACAAGATACAGCATAGACAAGTGCTGCCTTCACTACACCTGGGAATTAATCATAGTATCACGCATAGTCTCACGAAAAAAACATTATATCTTTATTAGGGATCCTTTATTTGTTAATACATATAATTGCTATATTGACAGTTTATTAAAGTATTACTgatatgtttttcatttttgtgctTGAAaagataaattaataaataaaggaGTGATATATTTACCAATTGTCCTTGAAAGCAGCACGTGGCTATTCACCATTCCCGTCTTTCGTTGGAGTTTGTGCTTTGATGTGACTTGTATGTGACGTTTATCCtcaaacacaataataattactacatca
Encoded proteins:
- the itpkcb gene encoding inositol-trisphosphate 3-kinase Cb — protein: MGQTRSAALRTADIPDGAKWKADETTQRLRICRFRSGEKRRTGQINGNQMKNKVLSCLGRRKRDSSPTEADSGRGNDPRDRATHSDRRAGKLPRDDRVSAVEELRAPRGPPESPPARGDHVDAVQHAVNPQDAAAGSSDEVRATSGEERTSRREDNAPAPTTRAMKDLPPRGGSERGRHALSEGPRAPSSGALDRELITGAAGEMTKRDASRGPGGTGDQSKLCPTQIEPLEDSDWPPHGPPEGQSFPRPIPKLIITRDPSPPPELTTVRSELGGGGSCLDLHPDDESPCSDSGCGGSPALMRSLRKLSNSSSIGLSSASSFEESEDDFTGSDIESSLSPARSMCSPDDGTGNKSWQKLKTMVHWSPFVVSFKKRYPWVQLAGHAGNFQAGEYGRLLKRYCECEQQCLQKLMKDTLRPYVPGYYGIVQRDEQDYNLMDDLLADFDSPSIMDCKMGSRTYLEEELMKARERPRLRKDMYEKMVAVDPGAPTEQERAQQGVLKPRYMQWRETLSSTATLGFRIEGIKKSDGTCSTNFKKTKLREQVMQALEDFVAGNTQILKLYLLRLEELRSVLEQSHFFRSHEVVGSSLLFVHDASGKARVWMIDFGKTVPLPEPRTLDHRTPWMEGNREDGYLWGLDNLIDILSSMLPQTS